In one Chitinophaga sancti genomic region, the following are encoded:
- a CDS encoding DUF72 domain-containing protein produces the protein MQFGRVNDSLLNNIDFSLPDPADNRLVLPGQPAANLHVYIGCPRWGMKEWVGTLYPKGTKEANYLEEYPHHFNCIEFNATHYKIYDPGTIGKWKARLNRKDFKFCPKVPQSISHYSSLVNAQDQTTAFLEGILALEENLGPIFLQLGENFSPNRRDKLFTYLQSLPTDLSWYVELRHPDWFTNPATTKELFSHLRQLKIGAVITDTAGRRDCVHMQLPTPGSMVRFVGNSLHPTDYKRMDDWATRIDQWVKNGLQELYFFMHMQDDMSYIEASIYFIDKLKEVCGISVPKPVFQPRQQSLF, from the coding sequence TTTAGCCTGCCTGATCCTGCTGATAACAGACTGGTATTACCAGGTCAGCCTGCGGCTAACCTGCATGTTTACATCGGCTGCCCGCGCTGGGGAATGAAAGAGTGGGTAGGTACCCTTTATCCCAAAGGTACCAAAGAAGCCAATTACCTCGAAGAATATCCTCATCACTTCAATTGTATTGAGTTCAATGCAACACATTATAAGATCTATGATCCCGGTACCATCGGGAAATGGAAGGCCCGTTTAAACAGGAAGGATTTCAAATTCTGCCCCAAGGTACCGCAGTCGATCAGTCACTACAGCAGTCTTGTCAATGCACAGGATCAAACCACCGCCTTCCTCGAAGGGATACTTGCACTTGAAGAAAACCTGGGGCCGATCTTTTTGCAGCTGGGCGAAAACTTTAGTCCTAACAGGCGGGATAAATTATTTACCTATTTGCAAAGTTTGCCCACCGACCTCTCCTGGTATGTAGAGCTCAGGCATCCCGATTGGTTCACAAACCCGGCTACTACAAAGGAGCTTTTCAGTCATTTAAGGCAATTGAAAATCGGTGCTGTGATCACAGATACTGCCGGCCGGAGAGACTGTGTGCACATGCAGCTACCCACACCGGGGTCAATGGTGCGCTTTGTGGGGAATAGCCTGCATCCGACAGACTATAAAAGAATGGATGACTGGGCTACACGAATTGATCAATGGGTAAAGAATGGCTTGCAGGAGTTATACTTCTTCATGCACATGCAGGATGATATGAGTTATATAGAAGCCAGCATTTATTTTATTGACAAACTGAAAGAAGTATGTGGGATCAGTGTGCCGAAACCTGTATTCCAGCCCCGGCAACAGTCGCTCTTTTAA
- a CDS encoding ABC transporter permease yields the protein MIRNYCRVAWRNLLQNKTLSAINITGLALGMAFALLIGMWVQFEKSFDQFHTNGDRIGIFIKHQLFNDEKTTQYTTPLPIYALMQHDYPEVKRATRISQSDKLGIAYGTNKFFKTGICADPAFLQMFSFTLIAGNVNTALNDVNSIILTQSQARALFGNASPLGQTVKVDNMEMQVTGVMQDLPPNSSFQFDFLMPFAMMERESQFVKDANTRWGVNFAWNAIELNPGASMEGLSKKVRNLVNEHDPGHDNQFLDLQPFTRMHLHNEFKDWKEAGGRITYVHLFTIIGIFVLLIACINFMNLSTARSEKRAKEVGIRKAIGSGRTQLISQFLSESVMTALIAFLLAIILILIIQPFLGQVGVSHVHFSLQHLWMALGICIATGLLAGSYPAWYLSSFIPAKVLKGAVRTGRNPVTLRRVLVVFQFAISIALIICTTIVFQQIRHAQTRSMGYDPNNLLAVQTSAALNKNYAALKQELLNTGQLEAVARTSQPMTANYNKWSDFSWQGKDPKAEISMDVIMADWDYDKVTGMQILQGRSFEAGRRTDSSGVILNETALKTIGYTDPIGKTIRSGANTLTIIGVIRDMVLYNPYQTAYPLAIIFERDDANAILLRLKKGTDLSKTLGIISPVFEKYNTDQPFAYTFTDQDFAHKFEMENQVGSLAATFALLAILISGMGLFGLAMFMAERRTKEIGIRKVMGANLLQLWVLLSSDFVWLVVLATMIATPCAFFLMRQWLTHFDYRIGISWEVFAYAGVLACVIALLTVSSQAIKAALINPIISLKSE from the coding sequence ATGATCAGAAATTATTGCCGTGTTGCCTGGCGCAACTTGCTACAAAATAAGACGCTGTCGGCCATCAATATTACAGGGCTCGCCCTGGGTATGGCTTTCGCCCTCCTCATCGGTATGTGGGTCCAGTTCGAAAAGAGTTTTGATCAGTTTCATACTAACGGTGATCGTATAGGGATTTTCATCAAGCACCAGCTCTTTAATGATGAAAAGACCACGCAATACACCACGCCTCTGCCCATCTATGCCCTTATGCAACATGACTATCCCGAAGTAAAACGTGCGACGAGGATAAGTCAGTCGGATAAACTGGGTATTGCCTATGGCACCAATAAATTCTTCAAAACAGGGATCTGTGCTGACCCGGCTTTTCTACAGATGTTTTCCTTTACGCTGATTGCGGGGAATGTCAATACTGCCCTGAATGATGTGAACAGTATCATACTTACGCAATCACAGGCGCGCGCTTTGTTTGGGAATGCTTCCCCTCTCGGGCAAACGGTGAAAGTAGACAATATGGAAATGCAGGTAACAGGCGTGATGCAAGACCTGCCGCCAAATTCAAGCTTCCAGTTTGACTTCCTCATGCCCTTTGCCATGATGGAGCGGGAATCGCAATTTGTAAAAGATGCCAATACCCGCTGGGGGGTCAACTTTGCATGGAATGCCATTGAACTGAACCCAGGTGCCAGCATGGAAGGCCTGTCAAAAAAGGTACGCAACCTGGTAAACGAGCACGATCCGGGGCATGATAACCAGTTCCTGGACCTGCAACCTTTTACACGCATGCACCTGCACAATGAATTCAAAGACTGGAAAGAAGCCGGGGGTAGAATCACCTATGTACACCTCTTTACCATCATCGGCATCTTCGTACTGCTCATAGCCTGTATCAATTTCATGAACCTGAGTACTGCCAGGTCCGAGAAGCGGGCCAAAGAAGTGGGCATCCGTAAGGCTATCGGTTCAGGACGTACGCAATTGATCAGTCAGTTCCTCAGTGAGTCCGTGATGACCGCCCTGATTGCCTTTCTCCTTGCTATTATCCTTATTTTAATCATACAGCCTTTCCTGGGCCAGGTAGGTGTATCACATGTACATTTCTCCCTGCAGCATCTCTGGATGGCCTTAGGAATTTGTATTGCCACAGGCCTGCTGGCAGGTTCTTATCCTGCCTGGTACCTGTCGTCCTTCATTCCGGCGAAAGTGTTGAAAGGTGCTGTGAGGACTGGCAGGAACCCCGTTACCTTACGTCGTGTACTGGTCGTGTTCCAGTTTGCCATCAGCATAGCCCTCATTATCTGTACGACTATCGTATTCCAGCAGATCCGTCATGCACAGACCAGGTCCATGGGCTATGACCCTAACAACCTGCTGGCTGTACAAACCAGTGCGGCACTTAATAAAAACTATGCTGCCCTGAAACAGGAACTGCTGAACACCGGCCAGTTGGAGGCGGTGGCAAGGACCTCCCAACCCATGACAGCCAATTACAACAAGTGGAGCGATTTCTCCTGGCAGGGCAAAGACCCTAAAGCAGAAATCTCGATGGATGTGATCATGGCAGACTGGGATTATGATAAGGTAACTGGAATGCAAATCTTACAGGGTCGTTCCTTTGAGGCAGGTCGTCGTACAGATTCCAGTGGTGTGATCCTGAATGAAACCGCGCTTAAGACGATTGGCTATACCGATCCTATCGGCAAAACGATCAGGTCCGGAGCCAATACACTAACCATTATCGGGGTCATCAGGGATATGGTATTGTACAATCCTTACCAGACTGCATACCCGCTGGCGATCATCTTTGAAAGAGATGATGCGAACGCGATACTTTTGCGTTTAAAGAAAGGAACAGACCTTTCAAAAACGCTGGGCATCATCTCTCCAGTTTTTGAAAAGTACAATACAGATCAGCCATTTGCCTATACATTCACAGACCAGGATTTTGCCCATAAATTCGAAATGGAGAACCAGGTAGGCAGTTTAGCAGCCACCTTTGCCTTGCTGGCAATCCTGATCTCAGGTATGGGGCTCTTTGGCCTGGCGATGTTCATGGCAGAACGCAGAACAAAGGAAATTGGGATCAGAAAGGTAATGGGCGCCAATTTGCTGCAGCTGTGGGTATTGCTTTCCAGCGATTTTGTATGGCTGGTGGTGTTAGCGACAATGATAGCGACACCATGTGCTTTCTTTTTGATGAGACAGTGGTTGACACATTTTGATTACAGGATCGGCATCAGTTGGGAAGTGTTTGCATATGCAGGGGTATTGGCTTGTGTAATTGCTTTATTGACGGTAAGTAGCCAGGCAATAAAAGCGGCGTTAATCAATCCGATCATTTCATTAAAATCCGAATAA